A genomic window from Bdellovibrio sp. SKB1291214 includes:
- a CDS encoding DHA2 family efflux MFS transporter permease subunit has product MNTKSRLVILVAVMASLLEIIDSSIVNVALPTMMGNLGATLEDISMVITGYAIANAIVLPVSAWLGNRVGRRKYFLSCIGLFTLTSVACGFAPNLYTLIFFRILQGLAGGALLPTSQTLIYEQFPKEKAGTAGAIFGMSVMIGPTLGPTLGGWLTDTFGWRSIFNVNLPLGLIAIAIGLMAIENPPFASGASEGKKPFDIWGLVFLVTGIGCLQYMLERGESNDWFDSKLIVFCGIMTAVSLPMFVWWETRVKAPIMNVRLFLNGIVANGAALQMILGFFLYGLVFILPVFVGQAFHYDATQTGMLFIPGSICTALMMPFIGKMLGKGVNPKILISVGFLGVMTSILMFTQLSSMSSKSDVLLGLYVRGFAMAFLFVPINSSILSQFSGITMGEVSGILNLFRQIGGSIGIAFVGTMMTKFSKQHYADMSPHVTLLDHNTWTAYNSAKSGAHMSQSMGMATQAEMAIRSLYGRVQAQVFMLTFQEIMFIMMTVVVLAFIPLYLLKFKNKAVKVVDAH; this is encoded by the coding sequence ATGAATACCAAATCTAGACTGGTCATCCTTGTTGCTGTGATGGCCTCCTTGCTAGAGATTATCGATAGCTCCATCGTAAATGTGGCGTTGCCAACTATGATGGGGAACTTGGGTGCCACACTTGAAGATATCAGTATGGTCATCACGGGTTATGCGATTGCTAACGCGATCGTTCTGCCGGTGTCTGCGTGGCTGGGAAATCGTGTTGGACGTCGTAAATATTTCTTAAGCTGTATCGGGCTTTTCACACTTACATCTGTTGCGTGTGGTTTTGCTCCTAATCTTTATACGTTGATCTTTTTCCGTATTTTGCAGGGTCTTGCAGGGGGAGCATTGCTTCCGACTTCGCAAACGTTGATTTACGAACAATTCCCGAAAGAAAAAGCGGGTACTGCCGGTGCGATCTTTGGTATGTCAGTAATGATTGGGCCCACATTGGGCCCAACATTAGGTGGCTGGCTGACAGATACTTTCGGTTGGAGATCTATCTTTAACGTGAATTTGCCATTGGGGCTGATCGCGATTGCAATTGGTTTGATGGCGATTGAAAATCCGCCTTTTGCAAGCGGAGCTAGCGAAGGTAAAAAACCATTCGACATTTGGGGCCTGGTTTTTCTGGTCACGGGGATTGGTTGTTTGCAGTACATGCTAGAGCGCGGTGAATCCAATGACTGGTTTGATTCGAAACTGATAGTGTTTTGCGGAATCATGACCGCTGTGTCGTTACCGATGTTCGTTTGGTGGGAAACAAGAGTTAAAGCTCCGATCATGAATGTTCGCTTGTTCTTAAATGGCATCGTTGCGAATGGCGCCGCTTTGCAGATGATCTTGGGTTTCTTTTTGTACGGATTGGTATTTATCTTGCCAGTTTTTGTCGGCCAAGCTTTCCATTATGACGCCACTCAAACGGGAATGCTTTTTATCCCGGGTTCGATTTGTACAGCTTTGATGATGCCGTTCATCGGAAAAATGTTAGGTAAAGGAGTTAATCCTAAGATTCTGATTTCGGTTGGATTCTTAGGTGTTATGACTTCGATCCTCATGTTCACACAGCTTTCGTCGATGTCTTCAAAAAGTGATGTGCTTTTAGGATTGTATGTTCGTGGATTTGCCATGGCCTTCTTGTTCGTACCAATTAACTCGTCGATCTTGTCTCAATTTAGTGGAATCACGATGGGTGAGGTGTCTGGTATTTTGAATTTATTCCGTCAAATTGGTGGCAGTATCGGTATCGCTTTTGTTGGTACGATGATGACGAAATTCAGCAAACAGCACTATGCTGATATGTCTCCACACGTGACTTTATTGGATCATAATACTTGGACAGCTTATAATTCTGCTAAGTCAGGAGCCCACATGAGTCAGTCCATGGGTATGGCGACGCAAGCCGAGATGGCGATTCGTTCTTTGTATGGTCGTGTGCAAGCACAAGTTTTTATGCTGACCTTCCAAGAGATCATGTTTATCATGATGACGGTGGTCGTATTAGCTTTCATCCCATTATACCTTCTGAAGT